A genome region from Sphingobacteriaceae bacterium GW460-11-11-14-LB5 includes the following:
- a CDS encoding GNAT family N-acetyltransferase gives MAITIRKITAADNTATAEMIRTILREFKIDKPGTVYTDPTTDELSTVFEHPQSAYWLAEEDGLIIGGCGIYPTGGLPDGCVELVKLYTSASSRGKGIGKMLMEKSIESAQHFGYNEIYLESFPELTRAIAMYEKAGFKKLAAPLGNSGHFACNVWMLLVL, from the coding sequence CCATTACCATCCGGAAGATAACTGCAGCAGATAATACGGCTACGGCTGAAATGATCAGGACGATTTTAAGAGAATTTAAAATAGATAAGCCGGGTACGGTTTATACTGATCCGACAACCGATGAGCTGTCTACAGTTTTCGAACACCCTCAATCGGCTTACTGGCTTGCCGAAGAGGATGGACTTATTATTGGCGGCTGTGGCATTTATCCAACCGGAGGTTTGCCGGATGGTTGTGTTGAGCTGGTTAAATTGTATACCTCGGCATCTTCACGCGGAAAAGGTATCGGCAAAATGCTCATGGAAAAAAGTATAGAATCGGCCCAGCATTTTGGCTATAATGAGATTTACCTGGAATCGTTTCCTGAACTTACCCGGGCAATTGCTATGTACGAAAAAGCAGGATTTAAAAAACTCGCTGCACCACTCGGTAATTCAGGGCATTTTGCCTGTAATGTTTGGATGCTGCTGGTGCTTTAG
- a CDS encoding SusC/RagA family protein, whose translation MLASAGMAQKLEKTTVSITINKGRKITEIIKEIESRTGLSFVYNPDQLQQKNMFVSGDFTTEPVRSLLDRLGLQVLEKGGYVILNNAVFNKPDRIITGIVKDSTGVTLPGVSVKVLGTQSGTITDGNGAYRIEVGADAILSFSMIGYRTKEVKVGENQVINMVLSEERSTLADVVVVGYGTQKKETLTGAITIVGLDKLSSRSLNSVGEVLAGKSPGVIVTNEGGDPTATPRINIRGAGGINGESVLYVIDGSIFLGVPQLNPNDIESISVLKDGASAIYGARASGGVILITTKKGKSGKMQISFDAKLGQQSAWRKLEPLNAQQRAQVAATAAKNGGTTILPAFDASKYPDGQVTRTNWMDEVFRNGMVQDYNAAINGGSEKSNYYLSFNYRNAEGIVLNTQTKRYNFRINTEHEVTNWLKVGENLSYSSTNGNGANTSSDYTGALLSAIYYPTNGTPYNADGSFAGLPGGQYAGDYGDIVNPVADLQRIDINNPVNVLVVNPYVNVKLIKGLTFRSNLSITKSDAAFKSFTPKRPEVGKPVLSNSLQESSSRSNDFLAEQVLSYKATFGSHQLDLTGGYSFQKTKSNSLSASGAGFDDESPQYRYLVNATVIQPSVSGMSEQALSSLFVRANYNYKEKYLLSLIGRRDGSSLLSKNNRTKNYGSASAGWVVSKEDFLKDASWLNELKLRGSYGILGNLASLNASAVNPLLSATQSYFGQTPTLQNGYVQTVLANKDLTWAESKQTNFGIDVAVLGRLSLNADYFIKETNKMILTRSLPGTAGLNTQTINAGIVKDKGIELGLTYNSDKNAAFTYSVNATLTKVNNKVQELAPGLENIAVGTNFRNELAPLTIRVGQPLYSYYVLKTDGIFQSQAEADNYKNAKGTKIQPNAKAGDFKFVDINGDGSIDGNDRYFAGSAYPDFTYGLSFNASYKNFDINIFAQGVQGNKLFNAVKRTTYSASGPSYNKLVGILDAWSPENPGGKVPIISTSDANGNFNASDFYIEDGSYLRIRNVTLGYSLPKSLANKLKTGGVRIYATANNLFTITNYSGFDPEIGMDNNGLDVGRYPQARSFILGLSVNL comes from the coding sequence ATATTGGCTTCTGCTGGTATGGCGCAAAAGTTAGAGAAGACAACGGTTAGTATTACGATTAACAAAGGCCGTAAAATAACCGAAATTATCAAAGAAATCGAGTCGCGCACCGGATTAAGCTTTGTATACAATCCCGATCAGCTACAACAGAAAAATATGTTTGTAAGTGGCGATTTCACCACAGAACCCGTAAGGTCATTGCTGGATAGGCTGGGCTTGCAGGTTTTAGAAAAAGGCGGTTATGTCATATTAAATAATGCCGTTTTTAACAAACCCGACCGTATTATTACCGGGATAGTAAAAGACTCGACAGGTGTAACTTTACCGGGTGTTTCGGTTAAAGTACTGGGTACACAAAGCGGAACCATAACTGATGGTAATGGTGCTTACCGTATTGAGGTGGGCGCTGATGCTATACTTTCATTTTCGATGATCGGTTACCGTACCAAAGAAGTAAAAGTTGGCGAAAACCAGGTAATCAATATGGTGTTGAGCGAAGAACGTTCTACACTTGCCGATGTAGTGGTGGTAGGTTACGGTACGCAGAAAAAGGAAACCTTAACGGGTGCAATTACCATTGTGGGGCTGGATAAACTTTCTTCGCGCTCACTGAACAGTGTAGGAGAGGTGCTGGCAGGAAAATCACCCGGGGTAATTGTAACCAATGAGGGTGGCGATCCAACGGCTACACCACGCATCAACATTCGCGGTGCCGGAGGTATCAACGGAGAAAGTGTACTTTATGTAATTGATGGGTCTATTTTTCTGGGTGTGCCACAGCTTAACCCCAATGATATTGAATCGATTTCTGTGCTAAAGGACGGCGCGAGCGCAATTTATGGGGCAAGGGCATCAGGTGGGGTAATATTGATTACCACCAAAAAAGGTAAAAGCGGTAAAATGCAGATCAGTTTTGATGCCAAGTTAGGGCAACAAAGCGCATGGCGAAAACTAGAACCATTAAATGCTCAGCAACGGGCACAGGTAGCCGCCACTGCAGCCAAAAACGGAGGTACAACCATATTGCCTGCTTTTGATGCTTCGAAATATCCTGATGGGCAGGTTACCCGCACCAACTGGATGGACGAAGTTTTTAGAAATGGAATGGTACAGGATTACAATGCCGCTATAAACGGTGGCAGTGAAAAATCTAATTATTACCTAAGTTTCAATTACCGTAATGCCGAAGGCATCGTTTTAAACACCCAAACCAAACGCTACAATTTCAGGATCAATACCGAACATGAGGTAACCAACTGGTTAAAAGTAGGCGAAAACCTATCGTACAGCAGTACCAATGGAAATGGCGCCAATACCAGTAGCGATTATACCGGTGCTTTGCTTTCTGCGATTTATTATCCAACCAATGGAACGCCTTACAATGCCGATGGCAGTTTTGCAGGTTTACCGGGCGGGCAATATGCAGGCGATTATGGTGATATTGTGAACCCTGTTGCCGATTTACAACGCATCGATATCAATAACCCAGTAAATGTGTTGGTGGTTAATCCCTATGTTAATGTTAAATTGATCAAAGGTTTAACTTTTAGGTCTAATTTGAGTATCACCAAATCAGACGCTGCTTTTAAAAGCTTTACGCCCAAAAGACCTGAGGTGGGGAAACCGGTATTGAGCAATAGTTTGCAGGAAAGCAGCAGCCGCAGTAACGATTTTCTTGCCGAGCAGGTGTTAAGCTATAAAGCAACTTTTGGCAGTCATCAGCTCGATCTTACAGGTGGTTATTCTTTTCAGAAAACAAAAAGTAACAGCTTATCAGCTTCCGGAGCAGGTTTTGATGACGAATCGCCGCAATATAGGTATCTGGTAAATGCAACCGTGATACAGCCTTCGGTTAGCGGGATGTCTGAACAGGCACTTTCTTCATTGTTTGTTAGGGCCAACTATAACTATAAAGAAAAATACCTGCTCTCGTTAATCGGGCGCCGCGACGGATCATCGCTGCTCAGTAAAAATAACAGGACAAAAAATTACGGATCGGCTTCTGCAGGATGGGTAGTGAGCAAAGAAGACTTTCTTAAGGATGCTTCCTGGCTGAACGAACTGAAACTGAGAGGCAGCTATGGCATATTGGGCAATTTAGCATCGCTTAATGCTTCGGCAGTAAATCCATTATTAAGTGCTACCCAAAGTTATTTCGGGCAGACACCAACGCTACAAAATGGTTATGTACAGACTGTTCTGGCCAACAAAGATTTAACATGGGCAGAATCAAAACAAACAAACTTTGGTATTGATGTAGCTGTTCTGGGCAGATTAAGCCTGAATGCAGATTATTTTATCAAAGAAACCAATAAAATGATCCTGACGAGATCGTTGCCTGGAACAGCTGGTTTAAATACACAAACCATCAATGCCGGGATTGTAAAAGATAAAGGCATAGAATTGGGCTTAACTTACAATAGTGATAAAAACGCCGCATTTACTTATAGCGTAAACGCTACTTTAACCAAGGTTAACAACAAAGTGCAGGAGCTTGCTCCAGGATTAGAAAATATTGCAGTAGGTACCAATTTCCGTAACGAACTTGCTCCACTTACCATCAGGGTAGGGCAACCATTATACAGTTACTATGTGTTAAAAACTGATGGTATTTTCCAGAGTCAGGCTGAAGCTGATAATTATAAAAATGCGAAAGGAACTAAAATTCAGCCGAATGCAAAAGCGGGTGATTTTAAATTTGTTGATATCAATGGTGATGGATCTATTGATGGAAACGACCGTTATTTCGCAGGCAGCGCTTATCCCGATTTCACTTATGGCCTGAGCTTTAATGCGAGTTATAAAAATTTCGACATTAATATTTTTGCGCAGGGCGTACAGGGGAACAAATTGTTTAATGCCGTAAAACGTACCACGTATAGCGCCAGCGGTCCATCGTACAATAAATTGGTGGGTATCCTGGATGCCTGGTCGCCGGAGAATCCGGGTGGAAAAGTGCCGATCATTTCAACGAGCGATGCCAATGGAAACTTTAATGCTTCCGATTTTTATATCGAAGACGGTTCTTACCTGCGTATCCGTAATGTAACACTGGGTTACAGTTTGCCAAAATCGCTTGCCAATAAATTGAAAACAGGAGGGGTAAGGATTTATGCCACTGCAAATAACCTCTTTACCATTACAAATTATTCGGGTTTCGATCCGGAAATCGGAATGGACAATAACGGACTGGATGTTGGCCGTTATCCACAGGCAAGAAGCTTTATCCTTGGTTTAAGTGTAAATCTATAA
- a CDS encoding RagB/SusD family nutrient uptake outer membrane protein has translation MKTNFKYMAFAALAFFSSCTKELDIVPEGSPSAQNFWKTKEDAIKAEAGMYENYNAEDFYGRGMFWFINASDDMVTGRNKPEADNIKNFNRTYVGGGYTETQWSMRYAIIKRANDIIINVPAISMDEALKKQIIGDAYFNAGLVYFQLAANYGNDKAGVPIVTPESDPSLPIARAKNVNENYDYIISLLLKAADNLPLFSAMKPADYGKAHKTAAWAYLSKVYLYKKDYANAAKYADMVITSGQHDLVNTGFADVFKASNNWSKEYIWSVVCTPSGGGTGWGSKLPGVMLTNKAWGIYNGWGYYLPTKELYDSYETGDQRREATILKPGDKFMFFGAERSFTKDAGATSNYQFKKYMEPFSYANPIPTHVNPNGDNGTTDLNVPLMRYAEVLLIKAEAAINLSGAGAGDTELNKIRLRAGLGTKTGMTIDDLKRERRNELAGEWADRHRDLVRWGDAQAAYAKPLHDFDGSVIWPARTFNPQVHDVWAVPQREIDNSAGVIKQNAGW, from the coding sequence ATGAAAACGAATTTTAAATATATGGCATTTGCCGCCCTTGCTTTTTTCTCTTCTTGTACAAAAGAGCTTGATATTGTACCCGAAGGATCTCCATCGGCACAAAATTTCTGGAAAACTAAAGAAGATGCTATAAAAGCAGAAGCGGGCATGTACGAAAATTATAATGCTGAAGACTTTTATGGCCGTGGAATGTTCTGGTTTATCAATGCCAGCGATGATATGGTTACTGGGCGTAACAAACCAGAGGCCGATAACATTAAAAACTTTAACCGTACTTATGTGGGTGGAGGTTATACCGAAACCCAGTGGAGTATGCGTTATGCCATAATTAAACGCGCGAACGATATCATCATCAATGTGCCGGCCATCTCCATGGACGAAGCTTTGAAAAAACAGATCATCGGTGATGCTTATTTTAATGCTGGTTTGGTTTATTTCCAGTTGGCTGCCAACTATGGAAACGATAAAGCAGGAGTTCCAATTGTTACGCCAGAAAGCGATCCGTCTTTGCCTATTGCACGCGCAAAAAATGTAAACGAAAATTACGACTATATCATTTCACTTTTATTAAAGGCGGCTGATAACCTTCCATTGTTTTCGGCAATGAAACCTGCTGATTATGGCAAAGCACATAAAACCGCCGCATGGGCCTATCTGTCTAAAGTATACCTGTATAAAAAGGATTATGCCAATGCCGCAAAATATGCTGATATGGTTATTACCTCAGGTCAGCATGATTTGGTGAATACAGGTTTTGCCGATGTATTTAAAGCATCGAACAACTGGTCTAAAGAGTATATCTGGTCGGTAGTGTGTACACCAAGCGGTGGAGGTACAGGCTGGGGGAGCAAACTTCCAGGGGTAATGTTAACCAATAAAGCCTGGGGAATTTACAATGGCTGGGGTTATTACCTGCCAACCAAAGAGCTTTACGATTCATACGAAACAGGAGATCAGCGCCGTGAAGCCACTATTTTAAAACCTGGCGATAAATTTATGTTCTTTGGTGCCGAACGTAGTTTTACCAAAGATGCTGGAGCCACTTCAAATTATCAGTTTAAAAAATATATGGAGCCATTTTCTTACGCCAACCCTATCCCAACGCATGTGAATCCGAACGGAGATAATGGTACTACCGATTTAAATGTGCCTTTAATGCGTTATGCAGAAGTATTGTTAATCAAAGCAGAAGCGGCCATCAACTTAAGCGGAGCTGGTGCAGGCGATACTGAACTGAACAAAATCAGGCTTCGTGCGGGATTGGGTACTAAAACCGGAATGACAATAGATGACCTTAAACGTGAGCGCCGCAACGAACTTGCGGGAGAATGGGCCGACCGCCATAGAGATTTGGTAAGGTGGGGCGATGCGCAGGCAGCTTATGCAAAACCTTTGCATGATTTTGATGGAAGTGTGATCTGGCCGGCCAGAACCTTCAATCCACAGGTACACGATGTATGGGCAGTACCACAAAGAGAAATTGATAACAGTGCAGGCGTAATTAAACAAAACGCAGGATGGTAA
- a CDS encoding alkaline phosphatase — MVNKIWINFAALVMLLALQSASAQIKMNPNRGHSHNDYKQDIPLLTAYYAGMGAIEADVFYRDGELFVAHESSEIRSGKTLKKLYIDPLVAFFKENANHPYPDPKQKLQLVIDIKADYQHVIAKLLTDLKGLEPVFDQQVNPSAIKIVLSGDVPPAEKFADYPSIISFDGRPGNNYTSDQLQHIGMISDDISHYSVWNGKGTPTPTDLEKIKAVIAKVHAQGKPFRFWATKDSPNSWKELEHMGVDWIGTDHPALLKDFYQNRAKLEYINDKGYTPYQPTYKSDALKTKVKNVILLIGDGMGLAQIQAGLSANFGQSNVIQIRHIGFSRTEASNSDFTDSAAGATAMATGHKTNNRYISVDSTGKLLAAIPDVLATYGIKSGIISSGDITDATPAAFYAHQVERTMTHEIAADFLNGHVDVLVGSKRKSFTENPDQKLMNKILAKGYVFQQNLKSFVASNADKQVVLLDDSATRKILEGRGEMLKTSFLKTIELLSKNKKGFFMMAEGAQIDHGGHANDLPFAVTEQQDFDRLVGEALKFADQDGETLVVVTADHETGGLSLLDASYRKGTVRGHFSTDDHTNIMVPVFAYGPGSDAFMGVYPNNQIFHKIIQAYRLAK, encoded by the coding sequence ATGGTAAATAAAATATGGATAAACTTTGCAGCACTGGTGATGTTACTGGCGCTGCAGAGCGCATCTGCGCAAATTAAAATGAACCCCAATCGCGGGCATAGCCATAACGATTACAAACAGGACATCCCTCTTCTAACAGCGTATTATGCCGGAATGGGCGCTATAGAAGCAGATGTTTTTTACCGCGACGGGGAGTTGTTCGTTGCTCATGAAAGCAGCGAAATCAGGTCCGGTAAAACCTTAAAGAAGCTATACATCGACCCGCTCGTGGCTTTTTTTAAGGAAAACGCAAACCATCCTTATCCCGATCCAAAACAAAAACTGCAACTGGTAATCGATATCAAAGCAGATTACCAGCATGTAATTGCAAAATTATTGACTGACCTTAAAGGTCTTGAGCCTGTTTTCGATCAACAGGTCAACCCATCAGCAATTAAAATTGTATTGAGCGGAGATGTTCCGCCTGCCGAAAAGTTTGCAGATTATCCATCAATCATCAGTTTTGATGGCCGGCCGGGAAATAACTATACCAGCGATCAACTGCAGCACATTGGTATGATCAGTGATGATATTTCGCATTACTCGGTATGGAATGGAAAAGGAACCCCAACGCCAACCGACCTGGAGAAGATAAAAGCCGTAATTGCCAAGGTGCATGCCCAGGGTAAACCTTTCCGCTTTTGGGCAACCAAAGATAGTCCGAACAGCTGGAAAGAACTGGAACACATGGGTGTTGATTGGATTGGCACCGATCATCCGGCATTGTTGAAAGATTTTTATCAGAACAGGGCCAAACTGGAGTACATAAATGATAAAGGTTATACACCTTACCAGCCAACCTATAAAAGCGATGCACTAAAAACAAAAGTTAAAAATGTTATCCTTTTAATTGGCGATGGCATGGGGCTGGCCCAGATACAGGCCGGCTTGAGCGCCAATTTTGGTCAATCCAATGTGATTCAGATCAGGCATATCGGTTTTTCACGTACAGAGGCTTCCAATTCAGATTTTACTGATTCTGCTGCTGGTGCAACGGCTATGGCCACAGGTCATAAAACCAATAACCGCTATATCAGTGTCGATTCTACCGGTAAATTACTGGCGGCTATTCCAGATGTTTTAGCAACCTATGGTATTAAAAGCGGAATCATCAGCAGTGGAGATATTACCGATGCAACGCCTGCAGCATTTTACGCCCATCAGGTTGAGCGTACCATGACCCACGAAATTGCAGCCGATTTTCTGAATGGTCATGTTGATGTTCTGGTAGGATCTAAACGTAAAAGTTTTACCGAAAATCCAGATCAAAAGCTAATGAACAAAATTTTGGCTAAAGGTTATGTTTTTCAGCAAAACTTAAAAAGCTTTGTTGCATCAAATGCGGATAAGCAAGTGGTACTTTTAGACGATTCTGCTACGCGAAAAATACTGGAAGGAAGGGGAGAGATGTTGAAGACTTCGTTCTTAAAAACAATTGAATTGCTTTCGAAAAATAAAAAAGGATTTTTCATGATGGCTGAAGGCGCACAGATTGATCATGGCGGGCATGCCAACGATCTGCCTTTTGCAGTAACCGAACAGCAGGATTTCGACCGTTTGGTTGGCGAAGCCTTAAAGTTTGCCGATCAGGATGGCGAAACATTAGTTGTGGTAACTGCCGATCATGAAACCGGTGGACTGTCGCTCCTGGATGCCTCTTATAGAAAAGGAACAGTCCGTGGTCATTTCAGTACAGATGATCATACCAATATTATGGTGCCTGTATTTGCCTATGGCCCAGGCTCAGATGCTTTTATGGGTGTGTACCCCAACAATCAGATTTTTCATAAAATCATCCAGGCTTATCGCTTAGCAAAATGA
- a CDS encoding DNA-binding response regulator, whose product MIRCLAVDDESYASDIIAAFINKTPFLELVGTTTNAFEALNLVQEGKVDLVFLDIQMPELTGIQFLKICGGKCKVILTTAYPEYALEGFDLDVVDYLLKPISYERFYKAATKAQQILMPVAPVQQEIVMQQVTQGNDFIFIKGDTKNKFIKVNYVDILYIEGLKNYVSVYTASQRVVTYQALRELETELPQPPFYRIHKSYIISIEKIKMIDGNTVYINDQAIPIGETYKEEFFKVVREGKKNG is encoded by the coding sequence ATGATCCGTTGCCTTGCTGTTGATGATGAATCTTACGCCTCAGATATTATTGCTGCTTTTATCAATAAAACGCCCTTTTTAGAATTGGTTGGCACCACTACCAATGCTTTTGAAGCACTTAACCTGGTGCAGGAGGGTAAAGTTGATCTTGTTTTTTTAGATATACAGATGCCAGAGCTAACCGGGATTCAGTTTTTGAAAATCTGTGGTGGTAAATGCAAGGTAATCCTAACTACCGCTTATCCCGAATACGCCCTGGAAGGTTTCGATCTTGATGTGGTAGATTATCTGCTTAAACCCATCTCATACGAGCGTTTTTACAAGGCAGCCACTAAAGCGCAGCAGATTTTAATGCCTGTAGCACCCGTTCAACAAGAAATTGTAATGCAGCAGGTAACGCAGGGAAATGATTTTATTTTCATCAAAGGCGATACCAAGAACAAGTTTATCAAGGTTAATTATGTAGATATTTTATATATAGAGGGACTGAAAAACTATGTTTCGGTTTATACGGCTTCGCAAAGGGTTGTTACTTACCAGGCACTGCGCGAATTGGAAACCGAATTGCCTCAGCCACCTTTTTACCGCATCCATAAATCGTATATCATCTCGATCGAAAAAATTAAAATGATTGATGGGAATACCGTTTACATTAACGATCAGGCAATTCCAATTGGCGAAACCTATAAAGAAGAGTTTTTTAAAGTGGTGAGGGAAGGGAAGAAGAACGGTTAA